The region CAAGAACAAACATATCCACCTTGCCCAGCAGTCTGAGAGTGGCCAGCCAAGCCACAttgcagggcatgaaggcaaatgGTCTTCCTGTTTGTTCCCCAGCATCTTGTTCTGAGGTTGTCTCTGAGCATAGAGGTTCCAGTTCTCTGACTAAGCTTGGGGGACTGCAGGTCTGTAAACATGCAAGAGTATCAGCAGTATCCCCTGCCCCACAACTTCAGGTCTGTTGGAAGGAACTATGACAGAAGTGGTTTAAAACCCAACGGGGAGATGTGCTCTGAGACACAGGTAGAAAACCTTTCACAAATGAGGGTGGGCAGAGAAAGCACAGGTGTGTGGCTCCAAGACCTGCTGCCCCAGCCAGTCAGTGCTTAGCACAAGACACAAACTGGTGTCATGGCAGCACTGTAGCTGTGTGGGTTGGCCAGCTTATGCTAGCCATAGCTGCCCTTCCCTAGATGCACCACTGTGCTGATGTGGGCACTGAAAGAGGTGGATTTGGGGAATGCCTGGATCATTACCTTAAGGTTGCTTCAGATACTGAGGGAGGAAGCCACAGCAGCCTGTATCTAGGTCTGCTGGAGGAATAAGCAGCCTGTCCTAGTGTCCAAGCAAAAATATAACTTAGCAGGACACTCCTGTTCCTTTCTACAGTTCAGCATGTCACTCCAGCAGCCTTGGTTCCCTGATGTGGGAGAATGCATGTGGCATTATTAACCAGTGACACAATGGCCAGCATTCAACCCATAAACTTCCAGGTCTTTGTAAACCTCTGCCCTTTCCCTGCTGCCTATCATGGCTGCTGGTCCTGTAGTTGCCATCTTCTGTTGTGGCACACAGCATCTCTAGTGGTGGCTCACCTTCATAACATAGAGAAGGGCCTTGGCATCAGTCCTTTCACACACACAGATACCTGGACTTTCGTTCTTACCTTACAGCAGGATCTTTGCTCTGCAAGAGGCTGGAACTGTGAGAGGTAGAAGTAGGAATATGGGATTGAGGGCTAAGTTCTGGGCCTGAAGGGCAGCATGAGGGGATGGGACACAATGGGATCTCACtggctgcaggggaggggctaaagTAACAAAAAGAGCACAAGAATGCCATATGCGCTTCTAAAGAATGAAGCCTGGCTGATTTGGGACTGTGCATTTCTCCATTCAGTCTGTGCGTTAAGTCTCACTGTTATTGAggactaaaaaaaaattataacagGCTGTAGCTTTTACACAGATGCTATCATGCAAGTACATgaacacatttttgttttttaaaaattaaaaaagggggcgtttctttaaaaatacaccactgaatttttgttccttttgttTGTCCATTTTTTCTTAAATTAAATCAAGCTGATCAATAGAAAATAAGTATGTATaatttccccacccacccaccattccCCTTATCTACATGTAATATACTTATTTATAAAACTCAGGATCTgaccaaaaaaggaaaaagaggtgCTCCTTCCTTTAAGTCAAAGCTGACATAGCTGGACCACCATTCACCATGGCTTTGCGCCCCCTGCTGGCCAAGGGCTGCATCTGGTGGCAGTTCGAGGTGCCATTGAGCACAGTACCAGAGGCAGGGTTGGTGGGAATGCTCACGGTGGTGGTGTTGGAGCTGGGGGATCCatgggaaggtgtggcagggctcggcagggaggaggaggtggtggctggcAAGGTGGCTGGGCTGTTTGCCTTGTCGCTGACAGATTCACACTCTGACGCGCCACTAGTGTTGGTGCATTCTGAGTTGGCCGGCTGGGAGGAGAGTTTTAACCTCTTGCAGGCTGGCTGCACGCGGTACTTCAAAGGAAGAGGGCCATTCTGCAGAGAGGAAGCAACAATCGTCAGTTGAGTGTTTTCAAAATGTCTGTGTATGAAACACTTTTGCCAATACATTATATAAGTTGAGGTGGATAAGGTCAAACCATCCTCTGCCATTTAAAGCCCTGAACAGTATAAATGTTATTAAAATCCACATGGTTTGTTCATGAATGTCTGAAATTGGGGGCACATGTCAACCAGATCCACTGAGAAATTGTCAAGACGCAGCagttaaaattatttttctttcttgtgcATTTCTCTTCTACATGCAACTGTTGGCTTTTAGATCTACAaaaagtctcccccccccttgccccTTTAAATGAAGAGGATTTGCCCTTCCCACTTTCCAAAAATCCATTATGCCTTCTTAATGAAGTTATGAAGTCCTTGTTCTTTTCAATCAGAAACAAAATGGGCCGTGCGTGGTCAGAATCTGCTTGAACTCTAAGACAGCCTCTGCCCAAAACTAAGGATGTGAATTGTAAGGATGCATGGAGCTAGGTTGGCAGTGAGTGCAgtatatgttgttgttggcatccttcagtctccatttcctttccttctccattctAATATTCTCTCTTGATGATTTCACCAAGTTCTTCAGCCATGTATTACAGAGCTATTTAACTCCTTTCCCATCTGCTCATCTCATCTCTTCTCTCTCAAAATTTCTAAATCTCCAGTGCTACTCTTattattaacttttttttaaaagaaagataatTTTAGTATCTAACCCTCAGCCATCTCTTGGGTAGGGCAACTGAGGCAGCCAACCTGGGCCACATGCTGTCATGACCAATATAAGGCTATAATGGGTGGGGGCATGCACTGGTCGAGTTGCCTAGGCAGTGCATCCTGCCTGCACCCTTCTAGGGATGGCTCTCATCTGGTGACCAGGAATAAGACCCCAAATTGAAAAGTCCACACACAGGTTAGGGTAAGGGTTAGGGTATTTTTTCTGTGGGCAGTTCTTGTGTGGCTTTTTTCCAAGAACCCTCTGATCTGATCTGCTCCTATTTATGTGTCCTCAAGTCTTGGGACACATACCAGTTTTCCATGTCTttgattttaaaatcaaaattcaCTTTTCTGTAGGTATTCTTTCTTCCTGTAATCTTCTCTTCATGGTACACTTCTCTACTGGCAGACTTAACCAGGGGCTGCAAAGTTCCTCCACATTCCCCTCTTTtccttgaaataaataaaaaatctcTTCCCTTGCCCAATATGCAGACTATGCCAAGCTGACCTTAACGTAAAAATGAAGTTTCCTCCTTCCCATAGTCTTGGTCTAATCCAATTGTGTACACCCCACCCTACTCCCACCCCGTCCCCAAGTTCCTGAGAAACACACCAAGAAACCATTGACGTTATATATGGAGCTTCAGCTTCCTAACTACAATAAGACTGAATTGGGCCAACATGGCTCTGATTCTCCTCAAGAGATGTAACACAGAGATATGGAACCTTTCTTGTTCCTGTTGCCCCCCTGCCCACTATTTCATGTCATTTCCTCTGCTGGCCCCATGAAAGCACTACCTCCTCTCACCATCGTGCTTGTACTACCAACATTTTGAAAACATACTATGCGTCTTGGCCATGGCAAGAGGTCTCTGATAGGGAGGTAAAAGCAGCAAGAATACCCCATTTACATAAAAACTGTGCCAGGGAGAGAGGTCTGGCatttccaggaatcagcatcaattccCAGATGATTGACATCATTCTTGGAAACGtcaacagggcctccaggaatttccaaattccatcatgttgggaaaaaaaatatctccaaagatagcttcagtcagagttggctaCCCTAGGCCAGGAGTAATTGGCAGAACATGGGGGCAACAGCCTCCCCAATTGGTGTTCCTGGCTCCATATTAACCAACAGAGTGTTCCCATTTTAATTATATGGCCCATTCAGGGTGTGCCTACTAGGTATATTTTCCCAAAAGCCCCTGTTGTGACCTGTGACTCTGAGCAAGTCACAGAGCAAGGGAGCTTTGCGGGAGagaggtgttttaaaaaaaaggaggggagagagtgaCAGGCTGGGAGTCAGTGACAGTGAAGAACTGGAATGAAAGTTGACTGACTGTAGAGAAGCAGCAAAAGTTGCTCTGGGTCTGTTGTTGCACAGGCTGTGTTGGGGAAGCTGTCGAGAATAGGAACGTGTACACTGCTGCACCTGTGAGGTCTAGTGTTGAACtggtagccacagaggcctggCTGAAATTATTTACCATCTCCTTTGGATCTTGAGCCCCACTTCCAGGTGACTGCACACTTCCCTGTCTTCCCTGCCTTGTTATAATTAGCCAGGCGTCAGTATGATTGCTAGAACCCATCAGTGTTAGTGGAGAGCCTGCCAATTCTGAAGCACCTTCCTCATTCATCTCCAGTCCCAACTGCATAGGCATGCTAATGATTTGTGCTCACATTACAAGGCCTACGGAGGGGTGGGGGCTAATGGGGTGGTGTTGCTCCACCAGGAGGAGAACTGCTCTGCCCTACCTAGGATTTTTTGGAGCAAATCAGCTTTTTAATTTTTGACATGATCACCCCAATTTAAAGAATGAAAACTTAGTTTAAGTACAGGAACaactgcagttaaaaaaaaacaacaaaaaatctaTGCCAGCTtgtgctttctccctccccccaacactgtAGTATAAGTTTGGCTGCACTGTGTGCTTACTCTGTTCCTTCGCAGAGGTTCATCTTGTAATATAACATTTGAATTTTTGAAGAAACAAGGTGCCACTCTTTTACTTCCTAGTTATAGTTATTTGTTCTGCTTGCATCTTTTGCTGTCCCCTTGTTCACTGTATCCTTAACATCCTTATTTCTTATGAAATAATATGTGCCAGTTATATTATGTTCCACTTGATATTTACATAGCCCGTGATGCACGTTTATGTTGGTTCTGAGGAAATTGTCAATTTCTCATTCATGTGTTTGGGCTCTGTCTAGAAATGTGGCTGCCAATGAAGAAAGGAAGACTGGCTATAGCCTTTCCAGGGTCAGTGACAGCGTGCAACATAAAATCCTGTCTGTGACATTCccccaaatttaaaaaaagaggtgGACCATATTTTTGCAACCTTGTCTATAGGTGGAATGCAGTTGGTgagagccctccccccacctcctccaacCACCCAGATAAAAATGCACAAGAGAAACATCTGGCTTAAACATTCCAACAAAAACCAGGGTGTGGatttggcttttttaaaaaaaaaaaaaaggtttcataCACTTCCATTTTACCTTCTGGTCAAAGACTGGAGCCACGTGTGGGCTCAGCAGGTTTGTGCATCCAATTAATTGTGAACCACATTCCCTGcatggatccaccccctccaaaaATGCCAAGAGATTTATTAAGGTATTAACCAAGAGATAATGCCAGTATGCTATATCATACTGTACTAGTGTTTAAAACAACAGCTTGTAAATAAGTGCAAAAATTAGATGCTTATATACACTTTATCAGCCAGACTGCCTGTCCTCACACACATTTCAGCAGatctccagtatccatggattttggtatccacagtgggttccagaatggaaccccagagAACACCAAGGCCCGACCTGTACAGTCTGTGTCTCTTctctggggttctgttccggaacccctaggggataaaaaaaaaaatcagggaatatcaaatcagtggaaaaatagctttaaagacccacttccaggtttcttgctcctctgttgtcactccagaatgcattggtatagagtaATACctcatttagccactagatggggtgaataatggaatctaatggaacaaaattataattatttaacagcgcgaaggtaggaaattggattttggtgcttttttccttgttacaagggatttaaaggtggacctcggtatcagtggtgagtcaaatcagtggataccaagtctCACCTGCATTTGTGTAACAAGGTGGTCTGAGCAACTGGGTGCAGAGATTTTAAGCCACATCAGACCTGCTAGCACTTTCCAATATGACCAACATCCGTTGCGTCTTCCTTCGCTGATATTGCCTCACCCTTTTCTTTGTTGCATGCAGATTTTTTAATAAAATCataggcttaattttttttttaagtctaaaaTTTCTTGTCCATCTATTGGCAGGCCAAAACTGGGAAAATTCCAACAATATCCACTGATGGCTTGGACACTAGATTTCATCTGGGTGCCAATAGACAAGGTCCTGCTTGCAGTGCATTCTCACAAGACAAacttcctcaaagaaagggaattcTGTAAGTTCTTACCCTTCGCCAGGGATAGATATAAGTTATGTCCATGAGGGTGTAATATTCCTTCAGGGGCTCATCTTCATAGAGAACTTCCACCTACCACAGAAAATGTTATAATTAAAAAGGCATTCTAAACCTGATTATGTGGCACAAGCAAAGCACTGTACCAGGCACAGATTTAAGGATCCTAAacaacattatttttatttttttttaaagctgttttctAGCCCTGAAGGTGGTGTCAGGAGGAGAGCACCTCCAAACCAGCAGCTCACACATGTGTTCCCTCATTACTGGATCCCTGTGGTCTTGAAGAACATACTATTATTTCCTCTTTCAGAAACCTACCCATGAGACAAAGCCTCCATCCCAATTTGCCCAAAATGTACTTTGCTCTTTCTATGACTCCATCaatatttttgttctgtttacaTCACTGATGCAAATGGCAAAAATGTGCTCCTATTTGCTTACTTTAGCAGATGTAAAATAAATTTTGCAGAGTAAGCAAACAAAGGCATATTGGCATAAGCTGTGCAGATGGCAGAATTTTCTGCTTACAGAATCTGGGCTATTTTGGTACAGAAAAAATGCTTATATTTTTAAGACATACACAGACCTAGCAATGACAGAACCTATTGGACAACTTTTTGTGCAATACCTACGTCTAAGGGAAGTCTCACCAAGGCTTAGCCACCCTAGAACTTGCTTTCAGCATCTTGGCTCAATCCTAGGATATGTGCTGAAAAATATCAAGCAGAGTGGCTCTAAGCAGGTGTAAAGTGCCATTCCCACAGCAGGGGAAAAACCCCACACATCTGGCATTGGGGGTTGTGGGTCCCAGGTGCCTCTAAAATGCATTTAGCACTTGGTGACACAGAATGCTttactttaaaagaaaatgttccaCTGTCCTATGCCACTCGTAAGACTTTATGTTAGAACAACCCAGGTTTGGGCAGGCAGAAATCATGACCAAAACATCGATTCATCTGCATGATTTGCTGATTTGCATAGCTGCATCGTTTATAGTGGTTGTGGAAGCACAAATGGTTCTGAACATGCACAGGCTAGCAGCAATTGTGGTTGCCAAGAACAATGTGGCACAACGTGACTCACTTTGTATTTGCTGGGAACGTCCATCTTGTTGCGAAGAAATTTGGCCAGGTGCATGATGGTCATGGCGGCAGGACAGCGGAGGAACCTCATGCTGTTCTTCTAAggagggatgagagagagagcacacacacTTCATTGGGAGAGGGCTAAGCTGCTAGACTCTAGCAACTATGCAGCTAGAGCAACTGTGAATCTGGCAAAAGGATGTTGGGGAAGGAGTACTGGAAGCTTCATGGGTCGTAAGCAAagggcactgatgcagctgccagtggcatagctaagaggggagCGGATACATTGCCTTGGGTACCATGCCTTTAGGGAGTGCCAACCTTCATTTCTGAAGGCAGACCCAAGGCAAAAAAAGCGGTTTACGGTCTCCAGGAAGCCTGAGAAAGGCACTTGCATCTAGCATTGGGGGGGATTTTTGTGCCCCCCACAtgctagatgccttagctatgccactggcagctgGCATGCCACTGTAGTGTTAGAGAAATTGCCAAATTTGGGGGTGTAGGCTGGGACTGGGGGAGACAGCATCTgagcagaaaaaaatcaaaaaggcaaagaaaggcTGATTCAAGCCAGGGCTCAACCTAGGGCCCCTTTTTTAATGCCATGGCTTAATCCTAGAAGAGATGAAGTAACAAGGAAAAGTAGGGTGCTTCAGGAtgggctggcccaaaacctcctgacacctggcatgtcaaatgctgcctcccttacccagtgatgtgccaacctctgctcctcccactctccaatattctaattcagcactctcctccacatt is a window of Tiliqua scincoides isolate rTilSci1 chromosome 5, rTilSci1.hap2, whole genome shotgun sequence DNA encoding:
- the PCGF2 gene encoding polycomb group RING finger protein 2; the protein is MHRTTRIKITELNPHLMCALCGGYFIDATTIVECLHSFCKTCIVRYLETNKYCPMCDVQVHKTRPLLSIRSDKTLQDIVYKLVPGLFKDEMKRRRDFYAAYPMADVPNGSNEDRGEVSEQEKGNLTDDEIVSLSIEFYEGIREENKGAVENGSVDKDKKNSMRFLRCPAAMTIMHLAKFLRNKMDVPSKYKVEVLYEDEPLKEYYTLMDITYIYPWRRNGPLPLKYRVQPACKRLKLSSQPANSECTNTSGASECESVSDKANSPATLPATTSSSLPSPATPSHGSPSSNTTTVSIPTNPASGTVLNGTSNCHQMQPLASRGRKAMVNGGPAMSALT